In Torulaspora globosa chromosome 1, complete sequence, a genomic segment contains:
- the UBX3 gene encoding clathrin-mediated endocytosis regulator UBX3 (ancestral locus Anc_2.365) gives MMDLIRRVLHGGEVPFTPIPGSFPEEQLSGENGNDEQASQTNEPQRLLSRKRFLSLLLQIPFVFLYHIISLIILMLSILSPLCAINGYYRKKQRRFLDPKSRLNNLLESLNNESQRTLVIESEDRMAYSFGSLYNLESGSLSQDIVQGSYTELLATCSEQCKFAIIYLHDPLLDNCMDYVNKILCSEKFTTMIRKYQIMLWFSDVTTSEGLQVANALKVRQFPFLGVLCLKAEKRIEVIGRMEGDVRRYDPDYLENIVSKGYSRLIQIRQQRQNIALQRIIREQQDSRFEESLRADQQRQREQEAERTREAEEQHRERQRKQWLLWRKTRLHPEPPNTADSCRVAIRIEGDGRRIIRKFDASLTVEEIYAYVELYTKGLLDSSETFSGNEPPAGYNHDFKFVLTTPVPRTELDPAATIRDVPGLYPSGNIVMETLD, from the coding sequence ATGATGGATCTGATAAGACGAGTGCTGCATGGCGGTGAAGTTCCATTTACACCAATACCAGGATCATTTCCAGAAGAACAGTTGTCGGGCGAGAATGGCAACGATGAGCAGGCCTCGCAAACCAACGAACCCCAAAGGTTGCTTTCTAGGAAGAGATTCCTCAGCCTCTTGCTACAGATTCCATTTGTGTTTCTTTACCATATTATCAGCCTGATAATATTGATGCTATCCATATTATCACCGTTATGCGCCATAAATGGATACTACaggaagaagcaaaggAGATTCTTGGACCCAAAAAGTCGGCTGAATAACTTGTTGGAAAGCTTGAACAACGAATCTCAACGGACGCTTGTTATCGAGTCAGAAGACAGAATGGCGTATAGCTTTGGATCATTGTACAATCTGGAAAGTGGAAGCCTAAGCCAGGACATTGTTCAAGGTAGCTACACGGAGTTACTTGCTACTTGTTCTGAGCAATGCAAATTCGCAATCATATATTTACACGACCCACTTTTGGATAATTGTATGGACTACGTGAATAAGATTCTTTGTTCTGAAAAGTTTACCACAATGATTAGAAAATATCAAATAATGCTGTGGTTCAGCGATGTAACAACGTCAGAGGGCCTTCAGGTGGCCAATGCATTGAAAGTTAGGCAATTCCCATTTTTGGGCGTTCTGTGCTTGAAAGCAGAGAAGAGGATCGAAGTCATCGGTAGGATGGAGGGAGATGTCCGCAGATATGATCCCGATTATCTCGAGAACATCGTTTCCAAGGGCTACTCTCGACTGATTCAAATAAGGCAACAAAGGCAGAACATTGCTTTACAAAGAATCATCAGAGAGCAACAGGATAGCAGGTTTGAGGAGTCCCTGAGAGCAGATCAACAGCGCCAACGAGAGCAAGAAGCCGAAAGGACCAGAGAGGCGGAGGAGCAGCACAGGGAAAGACAAAGAAAGCAATGGCTTCTGTGGAGAAAGACGCGGCTTCATCCCGAGCCTCCCAATACTGCTGACAGTTGTCGTGTGGCTATACGAATTGAAGGTGATGGCAGGAGGATCATACGTAAGTTTGATGCTTCACTGACCGTAGAGGAAATTTACGCTTATGTCGAGCTCTACACAAAGGGCCTCCTAGATTCATCGGAGACGTTCTCCGGCAACGAACCTCCGGCAGGTTACAACCACGACTTCAAATTTGTCCTGACCACGCCGGTACCCAGGACCGAACTCGATCCAGCGGCCACCATCCGAGATGTTCCTGGCCTTTATCCTTCGGGCAATATCGTCATGGAAACGTTAGATTGA
- the RAM1 gene encoding protein farnesyltransferase (ancestral locus Anc_2.366): MVNPAARVKFVRKNLLGRKREPTVRVVSAEEGQDQEGEEEDIVSIMKEIETDTTIARDEVIAKCQSLYREAQGEPELDREQLKRYLDSAFSNDFPPQMVALDASQPWILYWTANSLKLLDEGYLSDRCKRRICEKLFAISESGGPFGGGVGQLPHLASTYAAVSALALCDNVEGYWDRINEKAIYDWLLSLKQPDGGFRTCRGVGETDTRGVYCALSIASLLNILTDELCEGVANFLVRCQTYEGGFGGCPHGDEAHGGYTFCSVASLAILGELDKIDLSSLMQWCSQKQYEPEKGLSGRTNKLVDGCYSFWVGGAAAILELYGHGECIDKLALRKYILYCCQSGARPGLRDKPGTHPDLYHTNYVLLGLAITENLLGFSSDRQLNPAIKPIPISVPSRLSSINPIYGLPVKDFEKFTQHFRYED, from the coding sequence ATGGTGAATCCAGCAGCCAGAGTGAAGTTTGTAAGGAAGAACCTCCTGGGAAGGAAGAGGGAGCCCACGGTTAGAGTGGTATCAGCAGAGGAGGggcaagatcaagagggagaagaagaagatattgtTTCTATCATGAAGGAGATAGAGACAGACACGACGATTGCTAGGGATGAAGTGATAGCTAAATGTCAGTCCCTATACAGGGAGGCTCAGGGTGAGCCGGAGCTTGATCGCGAACAACTGAAGAGGTATCTCGATTCTGCGTTCTCTAATGACTTTCCTCCGCAAATGGTAGCACTAGATGCCTCCCAACCGTGGATCCTATACTGGACTGCTAACTCTCTGAAGCTGCTGGACGAAGGCTATCTAAGCGACCGCTGCAAGCGTCGCATCTGTGAGAAGCTATTTGCCATCTCAGAGTCGGGTGGTCCTTTCGGAGGTGGCGTAGGCCAATTACCTCATCTGGCTAGCACCTACGCAGCGGTGAGTGCCTTGGCTTTGTGCGACAACGTGGAAGGATACTGGGATCGCATCAACGAGAAGGCAATCTACGATTGGCTGTTATCGCTGAAGCAGCCGGACGGTGGGTTCAGGACATGCCGGGGGGTAGGAGAAACAGATACGAGAGGCGTTTACTGCGCTCTGAGTATAGCATCGCTGCTCAACATATTGACTGACGAGCTATGTGAAGGGGTCGCCAACTTCTTGGTGCGCTGCCAGACCTATGAAGGCGGATTTGGCGGGTGCCCGCACGGGGATGAAGCTCACGGTGGTTACACTTTCTGTTCCGTGGCCAGTCTAGCGATTCTCGGCGAATTGGACAAAATTGACCTGTCGAGTCTTATGCAGTGGTGCAGTCAAAAGCAATATGAACCCGAGAAGGGTCTTTCGGGGAGAACAAATAAGCTGGTTGATGGTTGCTACAGCTTTTGGGTTGGTGGCGCGGCTGCCATACTCGAGCTGTACGGTCATGGCGAATGCATCGACAAGCTTGCCTTGAGGAAGTATATCCTATACTGCTGTCAAAGCGGTGCTCGGCCCGGGCTGCGCGACAAGCCTGGTACTCACCCAGACCTCTACCATACGAATTATGTGCTCTTGGGCCTAGCGATTACGGAAaatcttcttggattttCCTCAGATAGGCAGCTTAATCCAGCCATCAAGCCAATTCCTATTTCCGTGCCTTCCAGGTTATCTAGCATCAATCCAATCTATGGACTTCCAGTCAAggattttgagaaatttACTCAGCATTTCAGATACGAAGACTAG
- a CDS encoding uncharacterized protein (ancestral locus Anc_2.363) yields MESKASKRAALAWCFVGSNIVALGAGTPYMFSFYGPQLLSRCQLPISRLSMLSLSLNVGSALLGFLAGVVIDRSVMASCFIGTIATFTAYSILDYCYIHELSSLALICLGLALVGFGSVSGFYAAVKCCTTNFPHHRGTAGAFPVALYALSGMLLSFFCTKMFGDDIDKVFKFLTFVCSGMIFVGCLTLRILVNPSHKKSKRKNSNHIVGTCGSLGSAAQITRPIDIQGAQKNAEIGSSAHHRQSVVSNSSSSSLASSFHSMVSGIRSPSFIWSKELTGSLSFWGWGKVRECDVPSSEAPAAKAPGPMYSSTSIHPQSKRRESFPMGKHDTFVRDDLSEPILSTIGNHGFQSKDDEAVEFLPKGKRFGFWANNHVAQTIKKPRFIAYLIVLATLQGIGQMYIYSVGFIVRTQIASTPSSEGRLNAEEIQSLQVSIISVLSFLGRLSSGPVSDILIKKLKAQRLWNVVMAAALMSWASSRMLGRSSDLPDYVVSSVPKNISNVSHCSAIFGFAFGILFGTFPPIIADSFGTDNFSSIWGLITSGGLITVKVFCSILGADLSRNTLPDQFYCDKGTLCYRYAFHTTAMSSLFAMVLALLIIAVTHNRRNKRRLVDGELSVSTDTASI; encoded by the coding sequence ATGGAGTcgaaagcttcaaaacgTGCCGCACTGGCATGGTGCTTTGTTGGAAGCAACATTGTTGCGTTGGGCGCTGGAACGCCCTATATGTTTTCATTTTATGGCCCTCAGCTCCTGAGTAGATGTCAGCTTCCCATCTCCAGGCTTAGTATGCTATCGCTATCTCTCAATGTTGGGAGCGCTTTATTAGGGTTTCTGGCTGGTGTGGTAATTGACCGTAGTGTTATGGCTTCCTGTTTCATCGGGACTATCGCAACATTTACAGCGTATTCTATTTTAGACTACTGCTACATCCATGAGTTGTCTAGTCTGGCACTCATATGCCTTGGGTTGGCTCTGGTAGGATTTGGATCGGTGTCAGGGTTTTATGCTGCTGTCAAATGTTGCACTACAAACTTCCCACACCACAGAGGCACGGCCGGAGCCTTTCCTGTGGCACTCTACGCTCTTTCCGGAATGTTACTTTCGTTTTTCTGCACTAAGATGTTTGGTGATGATATCGACAAGGTGTTCAAGTTTCTAACTTTTGTATGTTCTGGGATGATATTTGTAGGGTGTTTGACACTGCGAATCCTGGTTAATCCTAGTCATAAGAAGtcgaagagaaagaatAGCAATCATATAGTGGGGACGTGCGGCTCGCTGGGTTCCGCAGCGCAGATTACTAGGCCTATCGACATCCAAGGTGCTCAAAAAAATGCTGAGATTGGTTCGTCAGCACACCACCGGCAAAGCGTCGTGTCCAACAGCTCGAGTTCGTCTTTGGCGTCGTCGTTTCATTCGATGGTTTCAGGAATACGCTCACCATCCTTCATATGGTCAAAGGAATTGACTGGATCACTTTCTTTCTGGGGCTGGGGAAAAGTTCGCGAATGCGATGTTCCCAGTTCTGAAGCCCCCGCTGCAAAGGCTCCAGGACCTATGTACTCTTCGACCAGTATTCATCCGCAAAGTAAGAGGCGTGAGAGCTTTCCTATGGGAAAGCACGATACTTTTGTTCGTGACGACCTTTCCGAGCCAATCCTGTCTACTATTGGGAACCACGGTTTCCAATCGAAGGATGATGAAGCGGTCGAATTTCTCCCAAAGGGTAAAAGATTTGGATTCTGGGCCAACAACCACGTTGCCCAAACTATCAAGAAGCCACGCTTTATCGCTTACCTCATTGTGCTGGCGACTTTGCAAGGAATAGGGCAAATGTATATTTATTCCGTTGGATTCATTGTACGAACTCAAATAGCCTCGACCCCCTCAAGCGAAGGAAGGCTGAATGCCGAGGAGATACAGTCACTGCAAGTCTCAATAATATCCGTCTTATCTTTTTTGGGAAGACTTTCCTCTGGACCTGTCTCTGACAtactgatcaagaaattgaaggcTCAAAGGCTATGGAACGTCGTAATGGCAGCGGCACTGATGTCCTGGGCATCTAGCCGAATGTTGGGCCGCTCATCGGACCTGCCGGATTATGTTGTGTCATCCGTTCCCAAAAACATCAGCAACGTATCACACTGCTCTGCCATCTTCGGATTTGCTTTTGGGATACTGTTTGGAACATTTCCGCCTATAATAGCAGACTCTTTCGGCACGGATAATTTCAGCTCAATTTGGGGATTGATTACTAGCGGAGGGTTGATAACCGTGAAGGTGTTTTGCTCCATATTAGGAGCTGATCTGAGCAGGAACACACTGCCTGATCAATTCTACTGTGACAAGGGTACGTTGTGTTACAGATATGCTTTCCATACCACTGCAATGAGTTCCTTATTTGCTATGGTACTTGCTCTACTGATCATTGCTGTTACTCATAATCGAAGGAACAAGAGACGTTTGGTGGACGGAGAATTGAGCGTAAGTACCGACACTGCGTCGATTTAA
- the PMT1 gene encoding dolichyl-phosphate-mannose-protein mannosyltransferase PMT1 (ancestral locus Anc_2.362) yields the protein MPVGEEKRSLGVENEPVVPLQIKQGPVRPFVVSEPPKELHFARSFHSTKERLLVAGLAIFTSAVRLYNLSQPNEVVFDEVHFGGFASKYIKREFFFDVHPPLAKMLFAWVAAFAGFDGSFEFKNIGDVYPASVPYVLMRSLAAVAGSVTVLLLYFTLRASGVRIWVALASAVCFAVENSFVTISRYILLDAPLMLFVAASVYCFKKYELLPTNSLQSFKYLVLTGVALGLSASAKWVGFFTIGWVGLLCVWRLWFFLGDLSKPVSSTIKIAALKGAVLLGIPMVIYVFFFYVHFQTLTMDADGAGFFSSEFRTTLEGNKIPGNVLAEVGIGSTVTIRHVGTMGGYLHSHDHQYPAGSQQQQITLYPHLDGNNEWIISLYNETEPLTSFQNLTDGTKVRLQHSITKRRLHSHDHKPPVSENSDWQKEVSCYGFDGFEGDANDDWIIEIDENLSTPGPAREHVRALETKFRLKHAMSGCYLFSHEVKLPKWGYEQQEVTCAHSGRPDLLVWVVEGNTNEFLPENAERISYKPSSFFQKLMESHEKMWKINKNLVESHVYESLPSSWPFLLRGIGYWSSKYRHVYLLGNAILWWSVSSFIGIFAMIIMFELGSWQVGKPILQDADVVNFHIQVTQYLLGFIIHIAPSFLMKRQMFLHHYLPAYYFGILAFGHALDIFVNYIFRNRKAIGYALVFGFTASTVYFFNFYSPLAYGSLWTKDLCKKSQWLSGWDYTCDTYLDSYDEYDKIDFSSSSAAPAVTPYADIDTPVEDENHEEIDSFEAIMNKPGDKKFLDQNGNPLQPEEVERILKEGGGKIQKVEDN from the coding sequence ATGCCAGTCGGAGAAGAAAAGCGATCGTTGGGGGTCGAAAACGAGCCTGTGGTTCCCTTGCAGATCAAACAGGGTCCTGTGAGGCCGTTTGTGGTCTCCGAACCTCCAAAAGAGCTCCATTTTGCTCGTTCATTCCATTCTACGAAAGAAAGACTGCTAGTCGCTGGATTGGCAATTTTCACTTCTGCTGTAAGGCTGTATAACTTATCGCAGCCTAATGAAGTGGTCTTCGATGAAGTGCATTTTGGCGGATTTGCGTCCAAGTATATTAAACGGGAGTTCTTTTTTGATGTTCATCCGCCTTTGGCGAAGATGCTGTTTGCCTGGGTAGCAGCCTTTGCGGGGTTTGATGGCAGTTTTGAGTTCAAGAATATTGGCGATGTTTACCCAGCATCTGTTCCCTACGTTTTAATGAGATCTTTAGCTGCTGTGGCAGGTTCTGTGACCGTCCTTCTGCTTTATTTCACTCTGCGTGCATCTGGTGTGAGAATTTGGGTCGCATTAGCCAGCGCCGTTTGTTTCGCAGTAGAAAATTCCTTTGTGACGATTTCTCGTTATATTCTTTTGGATGCACCATTGATGCTATTCGTCGCAGCATCTGTTTattgcttcaagaaatacgAGCTTTTACCGACAAACAGCCTgcaatctttcaaatactTAGTATTGACTGGTGTTGCGTTGGGCCTTTCAGCATCTGCTAAATGGGTCGGCTTTTTCACCATCGGCTGGGTTGGACTGTTGTGTGTGTGGAGACTATGGTTCTTCCTTGGCGACCTGTCCAAACCGGTTAGCTCCACCATTAAGATCGCCGCGCTCAAAGGTGCCGTCTTACTCGGCATCCCGATGGTCATATATGTGTTCTTCTTTTATGTTCACTTCCAGACTCTGACGATGGATGCTGATGGTGCAGGTTTTTTCTCATCAGAGTTCAGGACTACGTTGGAAGGCAATAAAATACCTGGCAATGTGCTTGCAGAAGTTGGCATTGGCTCGACAGTAACTATTCGTCATGTGGGCACCATGGGTGGTTATTTGCACTCTCATGATCACCAATACCCTGCAGGCtctcaacagcaacaaatTACGCTGTATCCTCATTTGGATGGTAACAATGAGTGGATCATCTCGTTGTACAATGAGACTGAGCCATTGACTTCATTCCAAAATTTAACTGATGGTACCAAGGTTAGACTCCAACACTCCATCACGAAGCGTAGATTGCACTCCCATGATCACAAACCACCTGTTTCGGAAAACAGCGATTGGCAGAAAGAAGTGTCCTGTTACGGTTTTGAtggttttgaaggagatgcaAACGATGATTGGAtcattgaaattgatgaaaatCTATCTACGCCTGGACCAGCCAGAGAACATGTAAGGGCTCTAGAGACGAAGTTCAGATTGAAGCATGCTATGTCCGGTTGCTACTTGTTCTCTCACGAGGTAAAGCTCCCTAAATGGGGCTATGAGCAACAGGAGGTTACCTGTGCTCACTCAGGTAGACCAGATCTCTTAGTTTGGGTCGTGGAAGGTAATACAAACGAGTTTTTACCTGAGAACGCAGAGCGTATCTCTTATAAACCATCGTCcttcttccaaaagctTATGGAGTCGCATGAAAAAATGTGGAAAATCAACAAGAACCTAGTGGAATCGCATGTTTACGAATCTTTACCTTCAAGCTGGCCATTCCTGCTGCGTGGTATTGGCTACTGGTCGTCGAAATATAGACACGTTTATTTGCTAGGAAACGCTATTTTGTGGTGGTCCGTATCATCGTTCATTGGAATTTTCGCTATGATCATCATGTTCGAACTCGGTTCCTGGCAGGTTGGAAAGCCAATTCTACAAGATGCCGACGTTGTAAACTTTCACATTCAGGTGACCCAATATCTACTGGGATTCATAATTCATATCGCGCCTTCGTTTTTGATGAAGCGTCAAATGTTTTTGCACCATTATTTACCAGCTTATTACTTCGGTATCTTGGCTTTTGGTCATGCTTTGGACATTTTTGTTAACTACATCTTCAGAAATAGGAAAGCAATCGGCTACGCTTTGGTCTTTGGTTTCACAGCCTCGACGGTttatttcttcaatttttaCAGTCCTTTGGCATATGGATCTTTGTGGACTAAAGATCTTTGCAAGAAGTCTCAATGGCTATCTGGATGGGATTACACATGCGATACCTACTTAGACTCCTATGACGAATATGACAAAATCGATTTCTCATCGAGCTCTGCAGCACCTGCGGTCACCCCATATGCCGATATTGATACTCCAGTAGAGGATGAAAATCATGAGGAGATCGACAGCTTTGAGGCTATAATGAACAAACCAGGCGATAAGAAGTTTTTGGATCAAAACGGGAATCCGTTGCAACCTGAAGAGGTGgaaagaatcttgaaagaaggAGGCGGCAAAATCCAGAAAGTTGAAGACAATTAA
- the SRP14 gene encoding RNA-binding signal recognition particle subunit SRP14 (ancestral locus Anc_2.364), whose translation MVNEGCLNNEDFLAKVPEFFNNDDELVVHLTTKRLVVRDPVDGNAEFDSAKQPQFDVSKKAQSLKVAESSSEMYPVLIRMRYGKRKCSTTVTADALDKFWQDYSSVVKSSMKGLVKKKKKKTKGSGVKSKRQRK comes from the coding sequence ATGGTTAACGAGGGCTGTCTGAATAATGAGGATTTTTTAGCCAAGGTTCCTgagtttttcaacaatGACGACGAGCTGGTAGTGCATCTTACTACTAAAAGACTGGTAGTTCGAGACCCCGTTGACGGAAATGCCGAGTTTGATAGTGCCAAACAGCCACAATTCGATGtctcaaagaaagcacAAAGCTTGAAGGTTGCTGAAAGCTCCAGTGAGATGTACCCGGTCCTAATAAGGATGCGATACGGCAAACGAAAATGCTCTACCACCGTAACGGCTGATGCATTGGATAAGTTCTGGCAGGACTATTCCTCGGTGGTAAAGAGTTCCATGAAAGGcctggtgaagaagaagaaaaaaaagaccAAGGGCTCTGGCGTGAAGAGTAAAAGACAAAGAAAATAA
- the RIM13 gene encoding Rim13p (ancestral locus Anc_2.367), with protein MNHWQLLNDVRKSVYCSRNDDYSIELKELVSLASKSNDSEFIKCVLLLREDITSANAKVKLLWLTSLVGKNFYAPLDVDLAGPLPWNGPHILDTRSARLQSKYAKRSPLRPEDTPELRQCQDINNCSFVASLIGLKVHNVRQPKIKQLSPDVFSVNLHFNGASDRVVTVSTSQIPTDGQSNQLSIHSGDLADKVVELAYLQITAGSYDTHGSNCAIDTFRLTGYLPEVKAANRIDIKRLIKYFRSGLCIIALGTGADASMLVAPLITDHDYAVVAVDDDRESLTIRDPLNPETCVEVRQNDLWNHYEQVYLNWCQTKLFYYKTCIHFFYKAECCNRFNSITDKPLFIIKNRSKSKQPVRVLLETNLREEVSPGKRIAYLKEVPNDILSSIHDEPTGACDIGLQLLKLELLPGQSVRLFCHSSHSESFTTHMFYNSELVSFNREIKSGDYRSIIFDAPDNGISNSCQFYRNPSIMLKVKSPLSEEVPLNLQLLSESSKDMINAQVYHASDHKMSRPLREEANFEQQKLDIRYLHLITNTPYKVVCSSYSKALSHKFKLNVKPSSSEESIYSECKLKQVYFEFGGFPHHLEKRFGWPSNSNRIRIRLTSKSNNLCFIRISPMASSPSLSIRCNIFDEETHGQLHTMTQYEKPGLGGLVIDQLSIDDCTSIVLLIEKDEALLSGIPLRPIECELLIGSQTTVSFNE; from the coding sequence ATGAATCATTGGCAGCTCCTCAATGATGTGCGAAAGTCTGTTTATTGCAGCAGGAACGATGATTATTCAATAGAGCTGAAGGAATTGGTTTCGCTGGCGTCGAAAAGTAATGATTCAGAGTTCATAAAATGTGTTCTATTGCTACGAGAGGATATTACGAGTGCTAATGCAAAAGTGAAACTACTCTGGTTGACTTCTCTTGTCGGTAAGAACTTCTATGCTCCGTTGGACGTTGATTTGGCGGGTCCGCTTCCATGGAATGGACCTCATATCCTGGATACAAGGTCTGCTAGGCTGCAATCCAAGTATGCTAAAAGATCTCCTCTACGTCCAGAAGATACTCCGGAATTGAGACAGTGCCAGGATATCAACAATTGCTCCTTTGTGGCTTCGTTGATCGGACTCAAGGTTCATAATGTGAGGCAGCCGAAGATCAAACAGCTATCGCCAGATGTCTTCTCGGTCAATTTGCATTTCAATGGGGCAAGTGACAGAGTGGTTACTGTGAGCACATCTCAGATCCCGACTGATGGTCAGTCGAATCAGTTGTCGATACATAGTGGGGATTTGGCTGATAAAGTGGTGGAATTGGCATACTTGCAGATTACGGCAGGCTCATATGACACACATGGATCGAACTGTGCGATCGACACGTTTAGACTGACTGGCTATCTTCCTGAGGTAAAGGCGGCGAACAGGATTGATATCAAGAGACTGATCAAATATTTCCGAAGTGGTTTATGCATTATTGCGCTTGGCACTGGCGCAGATGCTTCAATGCTCGTAGCGCCTTTGATCACGGATCATGACTACGCTGTGGTGGCTGTAGACGATGACAGGGAATCTTTGACGATACGGGATCCTTTAAATCCGGAGACCTGCGTCGAAGTTCGCCAAAATGACTTATGGAACCACTACGAACAAGTATATCTCAATTGGTGTCAAACGAAGCTTTTCTACTACAAGACTTGCATTCATTTTTTCTACAAAGCTGAGTGCTGCAATCGCTTCAACAGCATTACCGATAAACCACTATTCATTATAAAGAACCGATCGAAATCGAAGCAACCAGTGCGTGTGCTGCTGGAAACAAACTTACGTGAAGAGGTCTCACCAGGGAAACGGATAGCTTACTTGAAAGAAGTACCGAACGATATATTAAGTAGCATCCACGATGAACCTACAGGTGCTTGTGACATCGGATtgcagctgctgaaacTAGAACTGCTCCCTGGTCAAAGTGTCCGGCTGTTTTGCCATTCCTCGCACAGCGAATCCTTCACAACTCATATGTTTTACAACTCCGAACTTGTAAGCTTCAATAGAGAAATAAAGAGCGGAGATTATCGCAGTATAATATTTGACGCACCAGACAATGGAATTTCGAACTCCTGTCAATTCTACAGAAATCCGAGTATCATGCTGAAAGTTAAATCTCCGTTAAGCGAAGAAGTTCCGTTGAATTTGCAGTTACTCTCAGAATCGTCGAAGGATATGATAAATGCTCAGGTTTATCACGCCAGCGATCACAAAATGTCAAGGCCCCTCAGAGAAGAGGCCAACTTCGAGCAACAGAAGCTCGATATCAGGTATTTGCATCTTATAACCAATACACCATACAAGGTCGTGTGCTCTTCATATTCAAAAGCACTTTCGCATAAGTTCAAACTAAATGTAAAGCCATCTTCGTCGGAAGAATCCATTTATTCGGAATGCAAACTAAAACAAGTTTATTTTGAGTTTGGGGGCTTTCCTCACCACCTTGAGAAGCGATTTGGATGGCCATCGAATTCTAATAGAATAAGGATACGGTTAACCAGCAAGAGCAACAACCTATGCTTCATAAGAATCTCACCTATGGCCTCCTCCCCGTCGCTTTCAATACGCTGTAacattttcgatgaagaaactcaCGGCCAACTTCACACAATGACGCAATATGAAAAGCCGGGCCTTGGAGGGCTTGTCATTGATCAACTCAGCATAGATGATTGCACTTCGATAGTGCTACTaattgagaaagatgaagcacTATTAAGCGGCATACCTCTTCGACCTATCGAATGTGAGCTGCTGATCGGATCTCAAACCACCGTTAGCTTTAATGAATGA